Proteins encoded together in one Ictidomys tridecemlineatus isolate mIctTri1 chromosome 3, mIctTri1.hap1, whole genome shotgun sequence window:
- the Dynlt2b gene encoding dynein light chain Tctex-type protein 2B, with product MTTSAHPSLSRSLGDGLLDTEKNSGEAENTYILRPIFQQRFRPSVVKDCIHTVLKEELANAEYIPEEMSQLTKHLSENIKDKLKEMGFDRYKMVVQVVIGEQRGEGVFMAARCFWDADTDNYTYDVFMNDSLFCVVAAFGCFYY from the exons ATGACCACATCCGCCCACCCGTCCCTTTCTCGGTCCTTGGGCGACGGATTGCTTGACACTGAGAAGAACTCAGGGGAGGCGGAGAACACCTACATTCTGAGGCCCATTTTCCAGCAAAG GTTCAGACCCTCTGTGGTTAAAGACTGTATCCACACTGTGCTCAAGGAGGAACTGGCAAATGCTGAATATATTCCAGAAGAAATGTCTCAGCTCACAAAACAtttatcagaaaatattaaagataaattaaaag aaatgggATTTGACCGATATAAAATGGTGGTACAAGTAGTGATTGGAGAACAAAGAGGTGAAGGAGTATT taTGGCTGCTCGATGTTTCTGGGATGCTGACACTGACAACTATACTTATGATGTTTTCATGAAT gACAGTTTATTCTGTGTTGTAGCAGCATTTGGGTGTTTCTACTATTGA
- the Tm4sf19 gene encoding transmembrane 4 L6 family member 19 has translation MLSPSCTMACSRTCSRILGLSLGTAALFAAGANVALLFPNWDVTYLLRGLIGRHAMLGSGLWGGGLMVLTAATLISVMGWRYCCFSKSVPCLSLLTALFSSGLALLGALICFITSGVALKDGPFCMFDVSFFNQTQAWKYGYPFKDMHNRNYLYDHSLWNSVCREPSKAVVWHVSFFSTLLCISLFQLLLVVIHFINSFLGLFCSLCEK, from the exons ATGCTGTCCCCTTCCTGCACGATGGCATGCTCGAGGACCTGTTCCCGCATCCTGGGGCTAAGCCTCGGGACTGCTGCCCTGTTTGCTGCTGGGGCCAACGTGGCACTCCTCTTTCCTAATTGGGATGTGACCTATCTGCTGAGGGGTCTCATTGGCAGGCATGCCATGCTGGGCTCTGGACTTTGGGGAGGAGGTCTCATG gTACTCACTGCAGCTACCCTCATCTCTGTGATGGGATGGAGATATTGCTGTTTCAGTAAAAGTGTACCCTGTCTAAGT TTGCTCACTGCTCTGTTTTCAAGTGGCCTGGCTTTGCTTGGAGCCTTGATTTGCTTTATCACTTCTGGAGTAGCACTGAAAGATGGTCCTTTTTGCATGTTTGACGTCTCATTCTTCAATCAGACACAAGCTTGGAAATATGGCTACCCATTCAAAGACATGCATAACAG gaATTATTTATATGACCATTCTCTCTGGAACTCTGTCTGTCGGGAGCCCTCTAAAGCTGTTGTTTGGCACGTGTCCTTCTTCTCCACACTTCTGTGCATCAGTCTCTTCCAGCTTCTCCTGGTGGTCATTCATTTCATCAACAGCTTCCTTGGCCTGTTTTGCAGCCTGTGTGAGAAGTGA